The Salarias fasciatus chromosome 11, fSalaFa1.1, whole genome shotgun sequence genomic interval aaggtgctgtaggcaggattccgcatctccgccatcttgcttaggtttacctaagcaagatggcaagatggcgatttgacccatctaagatggtgatttgaaacccaggaCAGCCAATCCTGTTCTGtattctctgacatcacgcccttacgcaagttaagctcttcccacaagaacgtgcgacgaacgcccctcgaccaatcacagttagagcttcatgggctcttctgattggtcaaagatacctggagctgtcgagattccttttcagctcagaacagagacagatggaaacgctgcgccctcgcggtagtgcaattatgctacacccctaaaggattatcaatggatactctaacatttaatccaaagaaaaaagaaaaattagcattgactagcaaaatcctgcctacagcacctttaaccccTCTACACCTCTAATGCttacttttttctctcttctgcaGTTTGAATGAGGGGTAAACTTCTTGTTGAGGGGTCTGCTTGTTTATTTCCAACATGGAGGAACCTGGAAGAACTCCATTTACAGCTTCATAAGCGTCCATGAACTGCCATAGTAAGACAGGGTGAAGAATATCAGTGTATGACTGGAACTTATACAGCAGCACCACAGACCGTGGCAACTTCATCATCTTCAAATCAACCTGAAGAGATTAACATTGTATTTACAGGACAACGTTACGCTGAGCCGCTGAAAACGTAACTTTTAGAAAATCTGTAGAAACgggaaaaaaacttttcttaatTTGTAATTTGATTGTAGTTTTGCACCAAATTTCCACCCAAAGTTCCTAAACTTGTAATTAATATAGACATAAAGCATAAAATAATCAAACAGCATTTAAAATAATTACCATAATAATTTAGAACTTCACAAGCtcttaaaaagtgaaagaaacaacgGCGATTCCTGCTCCTCTGTCCAGCCCGGAGCCCGGGCATCGGGTCTCTCGTGGGTTCTCCGTGGGTTCTCCCTGTCGCTCTTTCTGGAGCGCTCTCTTCAGccctgggagagggaggagggcgagATAACGACTGACACCTGAGAGCAATCACCCCCCACGCCCTCCTCTCCCCGGCCTGCTCCGGCTCCGCTCTCCCTCTGCCATGCAGCCAAGCTTGGCCACGCCCCGCCACCacagcagctttttgaaaacactcgaGCTCTGAATATTGTGTACTCCCGTTGTTAGTGTTTACTGAGTATTTTTGCCTTCGTACTGTaaaatgtgtgtggtttcattacaaaatccaCTTGCGGCCTGAGCCTGGCATGCTCACGgagtgtttccaccggacgccacGCGAATTGTCTGCGCGATGAGATTACACAccaagtcaatgtaatgacgcgattgtcgctcaatcttgagcggcgggcAGCGGGCGGCGAGCAATGACGCGGCGAGCGATGACGCGGCGAGCGGCCGGCAGCGAGTGTTTCCAGCGAAAAATCtgcgcgcccgtcgacttgcactgccagtcgCCGCCACTCGCCGATCGCCGCCCAAAGCCCGCCGCTTCATCGCTCCAtcgctcgtcgctcgagttgaaataattgaacttttcaagcgaattggcgccaggacagcctatcagcgtggaggtcttcacggatgTGCTGACGTCGGgcatgcagggctccgaccacgacCATGTGATGCCACGGCGAGCGGCTTGCAGTGAGCGGTGTGCGGCGAGCGGCTTACGGCGAGCGGCttgcggcgagcggcgtgcgcgatgTCATTTGTTCaacgcttctggtggaaaccaggcgtcagcctgaagcggcgctggaaccggccgtccgggagcagctcctgcagaagacggtggaactcaccgagctcagaccgcctctgGAGGGCAGCATGatccagaagcgatgccggcgcctcgctgcagccggagatgACTTCCTCatgccagatacagagcagtgatggcggtgggcggagccatcTCAGTCTCAATCTTTATTGTacaagcacttttcatattcatataaacaacgcaaagtgctgagcagtaaaaacagtcatataaatgcgcgcgcgcacacacacacacacacacacacacacacacacacacacacacacacacacacacacacacacacacacacacacacacacacacatcttttcaGCATCcctgttgtttctgtgtgaacggaCATCGTACGCCGTTgggcagcttttctgaaacaaaaacctgaaaagtatgTTTTCACTTGTCAAGTAAACGGGGCCTGGAAAAGTTCAGAGAAATTTAACATGGTTTTATTCTTATCTGAACCtgaatgtttcctctgtgacAAATCAGGTGGTTCTGAAAACAAAGGGTGAAATGTGGAAATCCTGCTGTTTCTCAGGGAGTCCATAAAAATAGAGAAAGATGTCCATCAGTCATCCCAAGAGAAGACAAGTGTCATGTCTGAACTGTTAGAAGTTAAGATTAGTCGATAAAGAGTATTGCacactttcagtgttttaacGGGACGACAAGCTGCACAAACCTCATAGTTCATCAGAAACAGGGAACAACTGGGAAACACGACATGGgaaaaatggatttcacttatagaGAAAGCCCCGAAGAACTTCAGaatcagaatgttttttttttcttgtttgattGGTGGCATTCATTACAAACAGGTATAGAAGTTCTTTATCactcacatttttctttaaaagtagAAAACGAATGGCCAATTGTTGGTGGGGGCATTTAATCttaggaaactttcacattcagACAGTAAAGTTTTGACAGCAATGACTTCACACAGTCAAACTcaagaaacagtgaaaacagtaaTTTCTCTGCCAGACCAGTAGGGGGTGCTGTGTTTTTATAACAATTAGCCATCGCTGAATGGTGTTTGTTCTGTAGGCTCACTCAGTATTTGCTGTATGGCAGAAATGTGTCTCCACATTTGCGGATGACGTTGTAGTAACGCTTTGATTTTCAACTTGAAAGGATCGAGCAGCAAACACACTGCGGAATCCTCCACTGAACCAGTTCCCTGGATTCTGCTTTCAGGTGAactgctgcagaaaacaaagagcCATGTTAAATCTTTTCAGTAGCACCTGCATCAAAATCTGCTGCAGGTTCAGTCATCTCAGGGCCTTTTCCCAGGTAGACCAAACCAAGGTTAACAACAGCCTTGGGTCCTtcactgtgacctctgacctcctcacACAGTGGCTGGCCTTGGCACATCCAAGGACTGACAGATCCTTCTACCCAACATTGTTCAACGGGATTCGAGTAACAGCCGTCAGATTTGTGAGTCGCCGCCCCAGCTGGCATCAGCCTCGATCTCCTCCAGTGTGGTGCCCGGGAATcccgtgcacgtgtgtgttccCATGTCGGCGTCAGATGCCCAGTTTCAGTCCTCGATCGAGGATATACCTCGCCAGTTTTGGAATGCCCCCGGGGAACCTGAAGGGAGGAAAGACGAGCTGTTCCTGGAGGGGCCGACTGCAACTCAGCCAGCAACAGCAGGCGCTGGTGTGAAATGGTGCGCACTGCGCAGTTCATTACGGAATAAAACAGATGAACCCAAACCATTTAACGCCATTAAACATCAGCTTTCCTTCATTTCAACCTCGAAACAGAACTTTAAAAGCATTCCTTCAGATAGCAGCAAGAAGTCAGAATGCCTTAAAAAACAACCCCACCTTTACATTCACTTGTTTTCCTACACGTGAGACGTGTTAGCAGGTGTAACAGTTTATAAACCGCCACGGTTAATGGACGATAGAATCTTTAAAAGTTGACCGTCTTGAGCCTTTCTCTCCTCATCACAGGTGTCATATAGGGTCATAATAATGACACTGATGTTTCAATGTGGTGCAAAGACGCTTGAAGGTCCTGATATAGTGATCAATAAAACAGAATGACTCCAAACAgtagaaaacaacaaacactacTTCTTTTAAACCATGTGAACCAAACAGGGAGTTCCTGTGTTTAGTTTAACACCACTAATACTTCCTGGTTAGAGGGACTGAACACAGTCCTCATAACAGTCCACTTGTGGAGgaagaagacatttttaaaaatcttccAACAAGGTGTCATGCTTTTTTGTCGTAGCATTTCTTTATAGGTGGTTGTCCTGTAAGTATCAACTGTCTGCAGTCCCGAAAACAGCCAATCACTGTTAACCAGTGGTGTGCAGTCAGGGGgtcaaaaaggatttttttttctccataaaagGTCATTCTGAAATGTTCCTGGAGCCAGTGACTTGTTCAGTTTGCAGCTTTATCCAGAAAACAAATGGTTATAATTagtggaggtcaaaggtgatCTGGTGTCTTGATGCTTCAGGCTTGCTGATCAGCTGACATGTCGGCTCACTAAGTGCTGAAGCATTGTTGAATAATAGTGGCCCATGTTGCTGCAGAAGCattgccatccatccatccatccatccatcccattGGAGGAGATCTGGACTCCACTCCAATGCAAGAAGCTGAGTTACCGTTAAGCTCATTTCTCCTAAAAGACGTGAACCATGAAGGTAAACCCCTGTACCGCAGCAAACTGCTCAGTGCTCAGCGACTATACAGAGGAAAATAATGTTTGCCATGCTCGATTCACTGCATCTCATTTAGAAGTAACACTCCTCTGATCAGCACCTTCAGCGCtcctcatcacaaacatgaTCTAAAGCTGCTTGACCCAGACGGAGTCTGAAGAATGTCCGTTTCTCCTCATCTCATCTCAACCTGAGCAACTTCTGCATGATCACTGTAACAAGTATGAGCTGATTTTATGCATCTGTTtgttgatttattattttttccaagCAGCAAAAGCATCTGACTCAtcccatctgaaacatgaaaacatgtcatGCTTTTAAAATCACGGCCTCCGTGAATCTCTGGGTGGATGGAAATCAGGAGAACAGTCCAGCCgacgggttcagatcagagatgaacacatgaacacaggagcctggtcctgctgctTTATCATCGGCCCAGCCTGGACCACCACATGAAACGTGCCTCATGACACCAAAGACACTTCAATCCTTAATCTAGgatatcttttaaaaaaagaaagaaaaaaacatcaaaaggtTCAGATTTCTGAGATAAATTGGTGCATATCTagtgaaataatgtgaaatgtcaaaaaaatcctgtatttacatatattttcttGAAATTTAGAGGACAGTAAGAAGTGACTGTCATTTTTGTTGTGCAGAGAGATTTTCATTCttctcagtgaaaacattttcccCTTGAAGTTAAAGGTTAACCCATAAATTTTCTGcttgttattgtttgttttttttctacttcatCCTCAGTTAATGCTTAATGACTGACACCCAGAATAAAAACTATTGAAATCTCCTTTTTCTTTCGCGGTGACGGTGAATCCGGAGCAGACTGAGGCCTGCGGAGACCTGAGAGGAGCTGTGTCCACAGCTGCACTGCAACAACctgagagggggcggggcagctCATCGTAAAGGGCTTTGATATGTTCATCAACCTGCAGGCAGAACAGCTCGCTCAGTGTTTAAACATGTGAAGCTTTTTCCTCTACAAACACAATCTTTTTCTGAGGCTCTCTTCACAAATAAATGTCAATATTAaagttttacagttttcattaaaccttttttcccatttaaagGTAAAACATTGATCAGTTCATCAGTAGGATAGATAGTTTACAGAAATAGATTTATTTTATAGTTACACTCGTTAGTGTTAATGCAAAAAATAATACAGTGCTGTTGTACTGTACTGTATTGCATTGTGTTGCGTTGTATTGTATTGTAGCCTATTGTATTGTattgctttgtgttgtgttgtgttgtgttgtgttgtgttgtgttgtgtcgtgttgtgctgctttgtaCTGTTTTGTGctgtattgtgttgtgttgtgttgtatcTCCCTGACCTCTCTGTGCAGACTTAGCCTTTAACttgtcgccccctgctggtcacttTCTGTATCTCGTCTCTTTATTTTCCTCAGATCTGCTGAGGTTTCTTCAATAAAATGCATCAGATGTTTCCTATGTCATTCTGATAATGTGATTTTGGGCCCAGCGTGTGAGAGTGCCAACACTTCATAATATCTATTCATTGTTCAGGCGTGGTATGGCAGCAGGGCGGACTGCTTCATGCTCCACCAGCcggttttctttcttctcctccgctCGGACTCGCTGACGGTTGATGTGAAAAACTGGTTTTCCCACATTTTATCACTCACACAGACCGATACGGTCCGGAGCAGAAAGACTCCCACACGGGACGGTTCTTCGCTCCACGTGAGACACAAAGAGACAATCTGTCCTCTACTGCAGTCACAGTGAGAAGAGAGGCAGCTGGGCCACATGTGTGAAACGGAAATCATCCCACCTGGAAGAAAGCAGCGTATGAACAATCCTCATCTCTGACATGGctccaatgaagggagatgaaaaGAAATTATATTTATCATATTGTATTTATGGATTTACAGTTAGTCTCACTGAAGAAAATAGGAATACAGTAATTCAGCTGATAAATCCTACTTTTTTAGAAGCCGTGTCACTTAAACAGAACCCCTTTATCTTCATCTTTTTTGCTTTCTTCAAATCAACCAGCTGAGCTGTTTTGGGTCTGCGTCGGTTCAGACCTTTAAAGCTGCCATTACAGTGAAACAGTTTGGTGCTTTGGTTTAGTTTTAATACAACAAGTTGAATTTGATGGATAAATTaccaacagagagagagacacacgtGTTAGAGCAGAGCTATTTAAAATGGTAATATCAATAtcttagtgctgtcagttttaatcgcattgatcgcaatttaatcgcattgatcacaattaatcgtgattaattcatggagatctgtcaacaattaacttttttaaagttgagatcaattgcaatgaagaatctaatcctcataaatcagtcccaatgtcaggaaaaacactgTTATCCTCtcgttcttttctttgacccaattggcagacctcaatggattaatcgcgattaaaattgacagcactacaaTATCTTCATGATATTGATAGTGTTTGTGGATGATAAAATGGagtaaaaaatgacattttgtgattttctttcatGTCCTGCTGTATATGTGCACATATGGATCAGAAATCACAGTGATtcaattcttttaaaaaaaatgtgttcagtgtacatcagggaaaaaaaaagaaaacatctggcACGTTCATGCTTCAGCTTGAGTATAAACAACAGTCTGGATTACTGGAACAAGAAGAACAATAAACTCacgttaaaaataataataataatccagaAGTTTCACTTCAACGGAGGGAAACTTTCTGAGGTTTGTTTGCCTTGTGCAGCAACTCTTTTAGTGGATAGAAAACCcgcttcactgttttttttaagcatttcagTGTTGCAGACAGTATTTTCCTACACTAAGAAATGGAAACGTGATTTTTTGGTTTCAGTACAGTTCCTCACATTGCAGATAATCCTCCAAAATATCCTGAATCAAACCTTTCCACCGCTGTTTGATGAACATGAACATTACATGAAAataacaaactttaaaaaagctGAATGAGCTCAAAATACAACACGTTTTCACAGAGTTGCATGATCAGTTTCTTCTGCTCTCATCTTGACATCTGCATCATGTTCAACAGTGAAGAGAGTCTCTGAATACAATTTATGGAAGAAAACCCTAATTTCGGCATAATTTCATGTCCTGCAATGAGCTGAATGTGTCTGAACGACCCACTGACTCGACGGCGAGGTGTCAGGCTGGAGGAAACACCGAGGCGCCGTTCACACCACAACGCTTCGAGGGAAAACGGATCATTTTGTTTATTCGTTGTGGAACAGGCGGAAACgctgttgtttggttttgtaataAAATCACACAGACCTGCAAACAGAGAACAACCCTCTATGAGCATCATTTTCAGGGGCATCAGAgccttgtttttaaaaagttgcgttttcctcaGTGTACACGGAGGTAGAGCAGGAGCGTTTCCAAAAAGTCccttttcagtgactccgagcatcGTCATGTGCTAAACAACTAAAATGCAACAAACGTttccagttttcacttgaaaatgataTTTATGAATATTATGAAACTTACAGAATTTTATTCTCAACATTGAGGTATCCGTTGAAAAGCGTCTGGACGTTTGAATCCGTCCTGGACCGCCTGGCGCCGGGGCGACGCGCCGGCCGTCAGCTACAGAGGATTGGTCATGGCGAAGACGTAGGCTACGGGAATCTGCAGTCCGATGTTGACGAAGTGCCACTTCCCCATTCCCACCGCGCCGACCACCAGCCCCGCCACCGTGCCCACAGTCCCCGCCCACTGGGACCACCGCACCGCCACGGCGGCCACGGCGCCCAcagacaccccggccgcccccACAACGCCCAGCAGGGCCCCCGCCGTCCCCCCGTCTCCCAGCACCGGGGCCAACACCTCCACCCCGGCCAGTAGGGTCCCGGCCACTAGCGCCGACCCCGCTATGACCTTTACCTCCCCGGCGTCCCGCCTGACCAGGGCCCCGCCCACGGTGGCGCCCAGGCTCAGCTGACACGTTCTGGACACGAAGAACGCGGCGTGGAGCGCTTCCAGAGAGGACTGGTAGTTCACTCGAGTCCTGATGGCCTCCTTGGACAGATCGTCTCCGGCTGCTCTGGTCTTGGTGGCGGCCGTCAGCGCCTCCTGCCCGGCGTGAAGCGTCAGCAGCGCGATGACGAAGGTCGCCAGCATCCCCATGCATCCCACCAGCATCCAGTACTTAAAGTCCGGGGACTTCAGGAGGTAATAACCGATCCCCGCCACTAGGGCCAGGAGCACGATGAACACAGACTGGTGGCGTCCAAAACCGACCAACCCAAATCCAGACGTGATGACAGCGACCACCGTCATCGGGATTCCAGAGAACGCCAGGAAATCCACGTGTCTGCTGACGATGGTGTTGATCCAGTCTTGGAAGGTCCTTTGCTTCATCTCGGCCTCTTCattctccatcctcctcctctccagctcctccctctgcctccgcTCGGTGGCCCAGGCGGTCCTGGGATCGGTGGAGCCgtcgccgtcgccgccgccgcctcctcggtCCAGGGTGAGGATCCTCTCCTCGATCTGCAGGGTGACCCTgtgcctctgctgcagctcggtgGTCTCCAGGTCCTCCCTCTCTCGGGCCCGGTCCAGCGAAGACGCCAGGGAGCAGCAGGCCTCGCCCTGCTTCCACAGCAGCCGGAACAGGAAGCGCATGGGCGGCTTGAAGACGGTGAAGACGCTCAGGGTCCAGAGGAGTCCCAGCATGCCGTAGCTCTGAACGATCCATTCGCTGAGGCCCCCGAACGTGGCTCCGCTCAGCGTGGTCCCGAAGGCCCCGGCGAGCCCGGCGCTCACCCACAGCCCCACGGAGTCCCTGTGGGAGGCGCCGCAGCTCCTCGTGGCCGCGAACACCGAAGCCACCACGGCGGCCAGAATGACGCCGGCCATGACCGACGTCATGGCCATGGTCAGCGCCGCGGCTCCCACCAGGGACCCCAGGCCCAAGGGCCCCACGGTGCCGACCGCGTCCATCAGAGGCTTCAGCGGCCCGGCCGCGGTCATCAGGGACAGCGTCTTCTCCACGGGGTCCTCGGTGGCGCCCAGCATGCAGCCCCCCACCGCTCCCAGCGCCAGGCCCACCGCCGCCTGCTTCAGGCCGCTCAGGCCTCCTGAAAGGGGAAGCACACGGTGCTGCTGACACTCAGTCCAGATTCACATCGCTCGCTCACTTTTTAGAACAATAACATTATTTGCATAAAGTTTGAATAAAATCCGTGAACGTTGTGCCGACCTGACGACAACATGCCACGCTGAAATATCAAGCTccctttttcatcatttcatcctGTTTATCGGTGGATTCCTTCTCTGACCTGCCATCGACGTGAGCGAGTGTCAAGCTGCACATGATGAACCCGCAGCGGCTCACATGCTGAGAGGACTGGTTAGTCCGGTTTAACCAGACAAGGCGGCATGCTGCAGCGATTCTTATCGCATCTCCAGTGGACACCTCATGTTATTAATGACAGGAGCCCAGAGGAAGAGACGTGGATCTGAACACAGAAATCTCCTCAGtcagtgaaataaaactgtattttcagaCATGAGGCACTTTGAGCCCATCTCAATCCTTTAAcagtttctgctctgctggattCACACATTACAAAGAGACTGTAGCTTTCCACACATCAACACAGAGCATGAATGGAAACTGCAGATAATAAAAAGAAGAGTTGTCTTTACCACGTGTGGCCAGCTTCATGCTGCTCCGGGGTGTTTTTCAGACTGAAGAATCTCCTCAGGTCACGTCTCCCGGCTGAGTTCGCAGCTCCGTGTGTCCTGAGAAGTGACAGGGAGGACTCTGCTGTCTGTTTATATGACAGCCAGCCAGGACACACCTTCAGCAGGTGTATCTTCCTCCCACAGATCACTGATCCTGTCCTAATCTGCAGGATCTCTGCTCTGCCAGTGTCTCGCAAGTcgaaaaaaaactacaaatctCAGGTTTCAGGCGGTGTGAAAGCTCAGaatgtgatttaaaacaaaccacaagaggttgaaatcaagaaaatggcTTATTATGTCTCTCATGATGAGTTTATTTTGAGGATAGAATGGTTGTTCAGTTTATGGTTCACAAACTCGTATCAGTTTAGAGGACACCACAGATCACAGGGGCGTCTGAGGCTTTGCGGTTGTTGGAATTCTTCTTGGACCACCATGCACtttacaccaaaaaaaaacccctgagcACTTGGAGAAGATACAAACTTCCCGTAATTCTGGAATCAAGAATCAAGAATCGTGTTCCTCATGTGCTGTGGGAGGCAGGGAGCACTTCTGCAAGATGGCTGCAGCTACAAGCACTCTGGAGGGGATCCACCTGGAGTGATCATCGGCCAGCATGAACAATTCAAAGCCGCAAACACCGTGCCTTACTGATCAGGATATAATGCTTTTTTTGTGCCGTATTACTGCCCTAGATATGGTGGTCTAGTGGCAATGCAACTATTTATGAATCATGAGATTCTAGAAGGGAGCTGCTTCGAGCCCAGCATGACCCAACACCACAATGCCGAATTTCAGCATGCAGCATTTCAGTGCtcaaatgctgattttcagcaTTGTGGAATGGGCCTGGCCTCCTATAATAAGTGTGACTGAGATGTTTGTCTGCGTTGTGtcttctttttcaaacaaaaaataaaaccatgCTGCTCAGCCCCTTCATTCACCTTTGCCTTTAttcaccacacgcacacacaagccATTTGCAATCTTTACAGATTGAAAATATCAACGAATATATTATTACTGCAGATCTGTAACCATGCAGCTTTCTTAAGCTGGTGGAATATGTTTCGATTAGTTTCACATTTGGGGTGGGCTGGGGTTGTGTGTTGCATGCAGTGGTTTTTGCTTTGCATTTAGTGGAGGGTGCTGTGTGGGTTCGTTGTATTACCGTTGTGGAAAAGCAATAAAAACGTTGAttccaaaacaaagaaagaagttGACTGATCACTACCTGTGTCATATTTATTGTGGTAGTCTAAAAATAAGTGTCCAtttcttttccagtttttccATGCGTCATTGAGTCTAGTGGTGAGTGTTGGGGCGGTGCCCCAGCGCCTCTGTTGGCCATCCGCCAGTGATCGCTGTATATTAGATTGTGGATTTAAGGCTCAttcaaagtctttttttaattctcaatCAGGGCGGTGATGTGGTGAAAAGAACATTGACATTGCGCCTTATTTTATCATGAcataacgttttttttttttttttttacgatttCAAACGCCCTAGTGGTGGTCTGGCGGCAATGCAACCATTGAACCAAATGGTTCTGGGCGGGAGCCGGTTCAAGTCCGGCCAAAGAAGACCCAGCGATGTGAAAGGGTCAACCACCGCGGTCACACCAATCACAAACACACGTGATGATTCAGCTGCAGGCCTGATGAacaagcgttttttttttttttttcgaaaatCGCTGCATCGTGTTTGTCACAGTCATTTGCAATTTTAGCCGGTAGCAACAAGAAGCACAGCTGCCTCTAGAAGAGTGGAACAAAACCTGCAATTGGCCACTTCATAAAGCACTTTTGACCTTTTCCCATCATCAGGAGCTAAATTAAAGTCTCATTT includes:
- the LOC115397385 gene encoding uncharacterized protein LOC115397385, translating into MKLATRGGLSGLKQAAVGLALGAVGGCMLGATEDPVEKTLSLMTAAGPLKPLMDAVGTVGPLGLGSLVGAAALTMAMTSVMAGVILAAVVASVFAATRSCGASHRDSVGLWVSAGLAGAFGTTLSGATFGGLSEWIVQSYGMLGLLWTLSVFTVFKPPMRFLFRLLWKQGEACCSLASSLDRAREREDLETTELQQRHRVTLQIEERILTLDRGGGGGDGDGSTDPRTAWATERRQREELERRRMENEEAEMKQRTFQDWINTIVSRHVDFLAFSGIPMTVVAVITSGFGLVGFGRHQSVFIVLLALVAGIGYYLLKSPDFKYWMLVGCMGMLATFVIALLTLHAGQEALTAATKTRAAGDDLSKEAIRTRVNYQSSLEALHAAFFVSRTCQLSLGATVGGALVRRDAGEVKVIAGSALVAGTLLAGVEVLAPVLGDGGTAGALLGVVGAAGVSVGAVAAVAVRWSQWAGTVGTVAGLVVGAVGMGKWHFVNIGLQIPVAYVFAMTNPL